One genomic segment of Brevinematales bacterium includes these proteins:
- a CDS encoding tetratricopeptide repeat protein, producing MARYFLAILLTFLITPSILVSQDVSVPGQAIKYFQQGVKYMDVWDYDGAIREFRNAITVYPVYTDAYFYLAWAYDKKGDKAQAFTFYEAVLTIDPSYAKAYINRGAIYANTFKDFPKAVADFEKAISINPSLHEAYYNLGVIFLEKDQYDKALPYYNKAIEVNPMYESAYYNRGYLYMKTGQLDLAQKDLTKALQINPKKASAYVTLGMVYYKKSEPDKAMSNFNAALYFDPKNSSAFSGIGTIYSDNGYFDKALAAYDNAVKYDPKSEVAWNNRGNIYQMQGKYGLALTDYETALSIKSNYAIALISKGTLFFETGKWDDALALFDQGKALQPKNPLPYYYTGLIAYLRGDLPAASAGLSNAVALAPDNPLFLTVSARVFLARNLPDNAIVAAKKALSIDQYKYDAYLILAEAYIVKGDNSQALDALTRAAELLPHHPLVLYRLGLLLIGMNQKDKGIETLKKAASLGSQEASIALKENFGI from the coding sequence ATGGCTCGTTATTTCCTTGCCATCCTTCTGACGTTTCTCATCACCCCATCTATCCTAGTCTCCCAGGACGTTTCCGTGCCCGGGCAGGCGATCAAGTATTTCCAGCAGGGCGTTAAGTATATGGACGTGTGGGACTACGATGGCGCGATCCGGGAGTTCCGCAACGCTATCACGGTCTATCCCGTCTATACCGACGCGTATTTTTATCTGGCGTGGGCTTATGATAAAAAGGGCGATAAGGCGCAGGCTTTTACCTTTTATGAGGCCGTCCTGACGATCGACCCGTCCTATGCTAAAGCTTATATCAACAGGGGCGCGATTTACGCAAATACGTTCAAGGATTTCCCAAAGGCGGTCGCCGACTTCGAGAAGGCGATCTCCATCAACCCGTCCCTCCATGAGGCTTATTATAACCTCGGGGTGATCTTCCTTGAGAAAGACCAGTACGACAAGGCTTTGCCGTATTATAATAAGGCGATTGAGGTTAATCCGATGTACGAGAGCGCCTATTATAACCGGGGTTACCTCTATATGAAAACCGGCCAGCTCGATCTGGCGCAGAAAGACCTGACGAAAGCGCTGCAGATCAACCCGAAGAAAGCGTCGGCGTATGTGACTCTCGGGATGGTGTATTACAAGAAGTCCGAGCCGGATAAAGCGATGTCCAATTTCAACGCGGCGCTTTATTTCGACCCGAAGAACAGTTCCGCTTTCAGCGGTATCGGCACAATCTACTCCGATAATGGGTATTTCGACAAGGCGCTCGCCGCCTATGACAACGCGGTGAAGTATGACCCGAAGAGTGAGGTCGCGTGGAATAACCGGGGCAACATCTACCAGATGCAGGGGAAATACGGCCTCGCGCTAACGGATTATGAGACCGCGCTCAGCATCAAATCGAACTATGCGATAGCCCTTATCAGCAAAGGGACGCTATTCTTTGAAACGGGCAAATGGGACGACGCTCTCGCCTTGTTCGATCAGGGGAAGGCGCTCCAGCCTAAAAACCCGTTACCGTACTACTATACCGGGCTGATCGCGTACCTCAGGGGAGACCTACCCGCTGCATCGGCTGGTCTTTCCAACGCGGTCGCTCTGGCCCCGGATAACCCGTTATTCCTCACTGTTTCCGCGAGGGTGTTTCTCGCGCGGAATTTGCCCGATAACGCGATAGTTGCCGCGAAAAAGGCGCTTTCCATCGATCAGTATAAATACGACGCCTATCTGATACTCGCCGAAGCGTACATTGTCAAGGGAGATAATTCTCAGGCGCTGGATGCCCTTACCCGCGCGGCGGAACTATTGCCGC